GTTTCAATAATTTGGACATGAGCTGCAATTATGTATTTCTCAAACTCTTCCTCTGGAAGAAGATTAGCCCAACTCTCAAATAATTGAATAACATCAGCTCCTGCAAGAATTTGATAGTCGCAATAAAGAATTGTTCTTTCAATCAGAAGTGATATGAGTTTTTGAAAATATTCTTTATCTTTGTACATGCATGTTTTTAAGCGATCGAATGTTTTGCTTCCGCTGCCTTCAATCATATAAGTTGCAACAGTAAATGGCCCTCCTGCAAAACCAATGAGTGTTTTATCTGATGTTAAAGTTTGTTTCAATTGTTTAATTGTTTGAAAAATAGGAGAAAGTTTTAATGAAAAATGATTTTCATCCAGATTTAACTCAGAAAATTTGAGATGTGGTTGTAAAGGCGTGAGGACTGGCCCTTGTTTTTCTTTAAATTCAAGATTTTGATCAAGAGCATAAGGGATAACAAGAATATCGGAGAATAAAATGGCGGCATCAAACGGAAACCGTCTTAAAGGCTGTAACGTAATTTCTGTTGCATAATCTGGCGTGAAGCACATGGTTAAAAAATCACCCGCTTTTTCACGTAAATCTCTATATTCTGGTAGGTATCGACCTGCCTGTCTCATAAACCAGCATGGTATTTGAGAGGATGAGGGGGTTGAAAATTCATTAAGGAGTAATTTTGACATTTGATAGATTGTTCTTGTTGGTTGGTTTTTAGTACTATACCTTTTAACTTAATAAATAGAAATATAAATATTAGTAGTTTTAGTGGTATCCTGTGGACTCTGTGGATTAAAATTTACCCACTAAATTATCCACAGATTTGTTAAAATAAAAGTCTAATAAAAATAGTGCCTTGTGAGAATTTATCCGGAATTTTGATTTAAATAAAAAAAACAATTCACAAGGGGGTGAAAGCTCTGATACTTTCGGGGTAGAACCTAATTTTTTCGAAATGTCTGGTTTTATCCTTTTTATCCACATATTATACAAGCTAGGAAAGAGACGAAAAAAAGATGATTCATCATACAAAAGATCAAAAATTTCATGTTCATTTGGTGTCTGATTCAACGGGGGATACAATTTTTTCGGTTGCGAGAGCCTGTCTCTCTCAATTTGCACACCAACAATATGTAGAGCATTTTTGGAATTTGGTCCGGACAGATCGTCAAATGGATTTTGTGATTGAAAGTATCGAGAAAAATCCTGGCTTTGTCATGTATACGCTTGTTGATGAAAAGCTAAGAGATCGCTTAAAGCTTTTGTGTCAAAAGTTGAGCCTTCCAATTGTTCCAGTGTTAGAGCCATTAATGCATGAGTTAACATTATTTTTTGGCGCCCAATCGGTTGGAAGGCCAGGCAGACAATATGTTTTGAATGATAAATATTTTAATCGTATTGAAGCAATTGAATATACTTTGATGCATGATGATGGGCAATTAGGGCCAGATTTATATAAGGCGGATATTATATTGGTCGGTGTTTCACGATCTTCAAAAACACCAACATGCATGTATCTTGCCAATAGAGGCTATCGGGTCGCAAACTTTCCTTATGTTCCGGGATGTCCGCTGCCCTCAATTTTGTTTGATGTCACAAAGCCTCTCATTGTTGGCCTCACAAAAGATCCAGAAAATCTTGTTGAAATAAGGCGGAATCGATTGAAATTGCTTAATCAAGGAGAGCATGTTGATTATGTTGATTTGCAAAAAGTAAAAGCAGAAGTTTTAGAGGCGCGTCGCTTTTATCGCTCGCACAAATGGCCGGTTGTTGATGTTACAAGAAGGTCCATTGAAGAAACAGCCGCTGAAATTATTATGCTTTTACAACGTCGTGATTTAGATAAATTGTCAACTATTGAGCAACAAGAGAAGAGCTGATGATTATATTGGGTTTAACAGGTTCTATTGCAATGGGAAAATCAACTGTTGCAAAGATGTTAAGGCAGTTGAAAGTGCCTGTTCATGATGCTGATCAGGCTGTTCATTCGCTGTTACAACAAGATCACCATGTGATAGAAGTTCTCTCTAAATTGTTCCCTGATGCTTATCATGGCGGATATATTCATCGTAAGGATTTGTCAGCTAATGTTGTGAAAGATCCGGGTAATTTGAAAAAAATTGAGCAGATCCTTCATCCTAGAGTGAAAGATAAAACGCTCTCCTTTATTCATAGGCATTTTCGAAAAAAGACGCCTGTGATTTGTCTGGATATCCCGCTTCTTTTTGAAAAAGAAATTGATCGCAATCCTGATTATGGCATTGATTATGTTATCACTGTGTCAGCTCCTCATTTTATTCAGCGCTCTCGATTGATGGCGCGTCCAAATATGACTGCGGATAAAATCAAAATTTTAACTGAGAATCAAATGCCAGATCATCAAAAACGAAAAAGGTCTGATTTTATTGTTGAGACTGGTCTTTCAAAGGCCTATACTTTAAAACAGATTCGAAAGATTTTGAGTGAGATTCAAAAATGACAAGAGAAGTGGTTTTAGATACAGAAACAACAGGATTTGAGCCTTCAAAAGGCCATCGCCTTGTTGAAATTGGTTGTATTGAGCTCATCAATCATTTGCCAACCGGTAAAGTTTATCATCAATATATCAATCCAGACCGTGATGTGCCGGCTGATGCTTTTAGAGTTCATGGTCTTTCAACAGAATTTTTGGCAGACTATCCGCAATTCCCAGAAATTGCTTCAGATTTTTTAGCTTTTATTGGTGATTCACCATTGGTTATTCATAACGCAGCTTTTGATATGAAGTTTTTAAATCACGAATTGAAAGCTTATTCTTTTCCTGAAATTGCTTATGATCGTGCGATTGATACGGTATTGATTGCGCGTAAAAAATTTCCAGGATCTCCTGCGAGCCTTGATGCTTTGTGTAAAAGATTTAAAATTGATAATTCATCCAGAACGTTACATGGTGCTTTATTAGATTCTGAGCTCTTGGCTGAAGTTTACCTAGAGCTTTTAGGTGGGCGTCAGTCAGATTTTGGTATGCAGATGATGGGGGCAGGGCCAACAGAAGGAGCTCAGCAAACATCTCAGCTGGTTCGTGCATTAGGTCCAAAAGAAAAAAGGGCATCACGTCAATTTCAGCTCTCTCCAGAAGAATTGAAAGAGCATGAATCAATGATTGCAGGATTAAAAAATTCGATTTGGTTATCATAATTTTTCTCTTTAGCCTGATTTAACCTTTATTTGATAAGATATGAGTACGATAGAAGTGCTATAGGATTTTGGTGTCTCAATAGGTTGAATCAATGGATAAAAATTTCTCAAATGATGATTTGCTGAATCTCTCAAATAGTGAATTGTTGAAAATTGTTATTAAGATTGCAGCGATTGTGATGCTTGTAAGAACGATCATTATGGTTGTGGTTTTGCCCTCATTTGCATCGCTGGGTTTTGTTTGGTCGTCCTTTTGGGAAAATCTTTTAGTTCCTATTTTATTAGGTGGTATTGTATCCCCCATTATTGGTTTTTGGATTATTGGTCCCTATGTAAGAGAAAGAGACCAAGCTTTTAATCTTGCAATGGATGAAAAATCCGAGAAAGAAGCCTTTCTGTCAGACCAGTCTAAGACGCTTGAAAAAGTGATTGAACAAGCAACAACAGAGCTGAAACGAACTCAGGAAAGATATGAATTTGTAGAAAAAGCAACAAATGATGGTCTTTGGGATTGGGATGTTTCATCTGATTCGATTTATTTTTCGCCGCGCTGGAAAGAAATGATTGGCTTTAATGATGCTGATTTTCCAAATGATAGAACGGCTTGGATAACACGGATACATCCAGATGATCGTGATTGGGTTGCCTCTATTCTTGATTTTGCATCAAAATTAGATTCAGAAACAACAGGCGAATGTACTTATCAGATTCTGCATAAGGATGAGTACTATATTTGGGTTCAGATGCAATGGATTCATACCCAATCAGTTGAAGGTGGCCGTGTTCTTGGCGCGCAAACAGATATTACAGACAAAAAGAAAATGGAAGAGCAATTGATTCATGATTCTCTTCACGATGGTCTAACAGGCTTGCCAAATCGAAATTTATTACATGACCGTATCAGTCAAAATTTAATTCGCTTTAAACGAGACCCAAATGAGCGATTTGTATTATTGTTCATTGATGTTGATAACTTTAAGCGAATCAATGATACTTTGGGGCATTTAGTGGGTGATCAGGTCTTAATCAAATTAAGTGAACGTCTTTTAGAGGTTTGTCGTGAGTCTGATACTGTTGCTCGTCTTGGCGGGGATGAATTTGCTATTTTAATGCCTTATTTCCAATCACAAAAAAAATTAGAAGCAACCATTAAGAGACTTTTGTCTTATGTGAATAAGCCTTTGAAATTAAGTCGAACAACGGTTAATCCTAATATTAGCATTGGTGTTGTTGTCTCTGAAATGTATCATCGAAATTCAATGCCTGAGAAAATTCTGATGGATGCTGATTTGGCTCTTTATCGGACGAAAGAATATTCTAAAGGCAGTTATTCTATTTTTGATCTGAAAATGCGGGATAAAATGTCTGA
This sequence is a window from Alphaproteobacteria bacterium. Protein-coding genes within it:
- a CDS encoding dephospho-CoA kinase, which translates into the protein MIILGLTGSIAMGKSTVAKMLRQLKVPVHDADQAVHSLLQQDHHVIEVLSKLFPDAYHGGYIHRKDLSANVVKDPGNLKKIEQILHPRVKDKTLSFIHRHFRKKTPVICLDIPLLFEKEIDRNPDYGIDYVITVSAPHFIQRSRLMARPNMTADKIKILTENQMPDHQKRKRSDFIVETGLSKAYTLKQIRKILSEIQK
- a CDS encoding kinase/pyrophosphorylase gives rise to the protein MIHHTKDQKFHVHLVSDSTGDTIFSVARACLSQFAHQQYVEHFWNLVRTDRQMDFVIESIEKNPGFVMYTLVDEKLRDRLKLLCQKLSLPIVPVLEPLMHELTLFFGAQSVGRPGRQYVLNDKYFNRIEAIEYTLMHDDGQLGPDLYKADIILVGVSRSSKTPTCMYLANRGYRVANFPYVPGCPLPSILFDVTKPLIVGLTKDPENLVEIRRNRLKLLNQGEHVDYVDLQKVKAEVLEARRFYRSHKWPVVDVTRRSIEETAAEIIMLLQRRDLDKLSTIEQQEKS
- a CDS encoding uroporphyrinogen decarboxylase, whose translation is MSKLLLNEFSTPSSSQIPCWFMRQAGRYLPEYRDLREKAGDFLTMCFTPDYATEITLQPLRRFPFDAAILFSDILVIPYALDQNLEFKEKQGPVLTPLQPHLKFSELNLDENHFSLKLSPIFQTIKQLKQTLTSDKTLIGFAGGPFTVATYMIEGSGSKTFDRLKTCMYKDKEYFQKLISLLIERTILYCDYQILAGADVIQLFESWANLLPEEEFEKYIIAAHVQIIETLKAKYPHVPIISFPRAAGFLYENFIQKVPMDGLGIDYLVPLDWAKNKIPKHILVQGNLDPHLLLAGGDQMVQQIQNICDTFKDRKYIFNLGHGIIKETPIAHVHQTLDIVKSCQR
- a CDS encoding EAL domain-containing protein; the encoded protein is MDKNFSNDDLLNLSNSELLKIVIKIAAIVMLVRTIIMVVVLPSFASLGFVWSSFWENLLVPILLGGIVSPIIGFWIIGPYVRERDQAFNLAMDEKSEKEAFLSDQSKTLEKVIEQATTELKRTQERYEFVEKATNDGLWDWDVSSDSIYFSPRWKEMIGFNDADFPNDRTAWITRIHPDDRDWVASILDFASKLDSETTGECTYQILHKDEYYIWVQMQWIHTQSVEGGRVLGAQTDITDKKKMEEQLIHDSLHDGLTGLPNRNLLHDRISQNLIRFKRDPNERFVLLFIDVDNFKRINDTLGHLVGDQVLIKLSERLLEVCRESDTVARLGGDEFAILMPYFQSQKKLEATIKRLLSYVNKPLKLSRTTVNPNISIGVVVSEMYHRNSMPEKILMDADLALYRTKEYSKGSYSIFDLKMRDKMSEQFEIGNSLDQALAEDEIMVFYQPIVDVGQSVIKGFEALVRWKHPKHGWISPASFIPIAEESEFIHKLGHYVADQALLQLQEWNLLFKRNDWLMSVNVSGRQFDRQDLISYLKNSLEKYKIDPRQLQVELTETILSVRHTELEDDLKTLKEMGVKLAIDDFGTGISSLSTFFRYPFDAIKIDKSFVDDIETNERSKIMVKLIQTLANTMSIQTVAEGVETFGQIDMLRGFGCHYIQGYYFSKPLDAVEMTQLLSENMNPANWNILEGKPLKFKKAS
- the dnaQ gene encoding DNA polymerase III subunit epsilon: MTREVVLDTETTGFEPSKGHRLVEIGCIELINHLPTGKVYHQYINPDRDVPADAFRVHGLSTEFLADYPQFPEIASDFLAFIGDSPLVIHNAAFDMKFLNHELKAYSFPEIAYDRAIDTVLIARKKFPGSPASLDALCKRFKIDNSSRTLHGALLDSELLAEVYLELLGGRQSDFGMQMMGAGPTEGAQQTSQLVRALGPKEKRASRQFQLSPEELKEHESMIAGLKNSIWLS